A part of Mesorhizobium japonicum MAFF 303099 genomic DNA contains:
- a CDS encoding ABC transporter permease: MLFLVRRVLWSILVLVGLSIVIFGIARGMPGDPARLALGPRATQEQVNGLSHSLGLDRPLYEQYGMFVSGLAKGDLGLSLLTKRPVNDDIRDTFAATFELVLATISLAFVLGVPLGVMAARWKDKWPDNLVRLIAIVSAVTPSFFLALLLQILAGYVLHILPTTGRLPPTMTFSADITGLMTIDSLLHGRLDVFGEAWRYLLLPSIALSAATMGQIARITRASMIDVSSQDYIEAARAFGIPERLRVFKYMLRPSFVPPLTISGLEFASLIGNAFVIELVFAWPGMAAYGVRTIMQKDLNAVMGVVVVSGVFFVLVNLVIDVLVGFVDPRVRIRGHR, encoded by the coding sequence GTGCTTTTCCTCGTCCGGCGAGTACTGTGGTCGATCCTCGTCCTCGTGGGCCTGTCGATCGTAATCTTCGGCATCGCCCGCGGCATGCCGGGCGACCCGGCCCGGCTGGCGCTCGGGCCGCGAGCGACGCAGGAGCAGGTTAATGGGCTCTCCCACAGCCTCGGCCTGGACCGACCGCTCTACGAGCAATATGGCATGTTCGTCTCCGGCCTTGCCAAGGGCGATCTCGGCCTGTCGCTGCTCACCAAGCGGCCGGTTAACGACGACATCCGCGACACATTCGCGGCAACCTTCGAACTGGTGCTGGCGACCATCAGCCTCGCCTTCGTGCTCGGTGTGCCGCTCGGCGTCATGGCCGCCCGCTGGAAGGACAAATGGCCGGATAATCTCGTGCGGCTGATCGCTATCGTCTCGGCTGTGACACCAAGCTTCTTCCTCGCGCTTCTCTTACAGATTCTGGCCGGCTATGTGCTGCACATCCTGCCGACCACCGGGCGACTGCCGCCGACCATGACCTTTTCGGCCGATATAACCGGCCTGATGACGATAGACTCCCTTCTCCATGGTCGACTGGACGTTTTTGGCGAGGCATGGCGCTACCTGCTGCTGCCGTCGATCGCGCTTTCCGCCGCGACCATGGGCCAGATCGCCCGCATTACCCGCGCCTCGATGATCGATGTCTCGAGCCAGGACTATATCGAGGCAGCCCGCGCCTTCGGCATTCCAGAGCGGCTCAGGGTATTCAAATACATGCTGCGGCCCAGCTTCGTGCCGCCGCTCACCATATCCGGGCTGGAATTCGCGTCCTTGATCGGCAATGCCTTCGTGATCGAACTGGTGTTTGCCTGGCCGGGCATGGCGGCCTATGGCGTGCGCACGATCATGCAGAAGGATCTCAACGCCGTTATGGGCGTGGTGGTCGTCTCTGGCGTGTTCTTCGTGCTCGTCAATCTCGTCATCGACGTGCTGGTCGGCTTCGTCGATCCCCGCGTCCGCATCAGGGGGCATCGATGA
- a CDS encoding DUF917 domain-containing protein, which yields MKTLRTVYAEDMDDIAVGGAILGTGGGGDPYVGKLMAQQAIRKHGPVKIIDVDELPDEALVVPVCMMGAPTVMTEKLPQGDELMNAFRQLEQRMGRKIDAVLCIEAGGINSTIPFVVAAASGLPLLDGDGMGRAYPELQMVTFTMHGVSATPMVLCDDKGNSIVLETVSNAWTERLARAATIEMGGSALLAFYPMSGAVAKRAVVRGTVTLCANLGLTLRETRAAHKDPVAAIVDMLDAKIVFHGRLKDIDRRTVGGFARGTARFDGLEEWRGHTFKLDFQNEFLMAERDGEVLITTPELITLLEPDSGNPVTTDSLKYGLRLVALAIPCNPQWRTPEGIALVGPRYFGYDRDYKPFDFAS from the coding sequence ATGAAGACACTACGCACCGTCTATGCCGAGGATATGGACGACATCGCCGTCGGCGGCGCGATCTTGGGTACCGGCGGTGGCGGCGATCCCTATGTCGGCAAACTGATGGCGCAGCAGGCGATCCGCAAGCATGGGCCGGTGAAGATCATCGATGTGGACGAACTCCCAGACGAAGCCTTGGTCGTGCCTGTTTGCATGATGGGCGCGCCGACGGTGATGACCGAAAAGCTGCCGCAGGGCGATGAGCTGATGAACGCCTTCCGGCAGCTCGAACAGCGGATGGGCCGCAAGATCGATGCGGTCCTCTGCATCGAAGCAGGGGGCATCAACTCGACGATACCGTTCGTAGTCGCGGCCGCTAGCGGTCTGCCGCTGCTCGATGGCGACGGCATGGGCCGCGCCTATCCCGAACTGCAGATGGTGACTTTCACCATGCACGGCGTCTCGGCGACACCGATGGTGCTTTGCGACGACAAGGGCAACTCGATCGTGCTCGAAACCGTCAGCAACGCCTGGACCGAACGACTAGCGCGCGCGGCCACGATCGAAATGGGCGGCTCGGCGCTGCTTGCCTTCTATCCGATGAGCGGAGCAGTGGCGAAAAGGGCGGTGGTGCGCGGCACGGTGACGCTCTGCGCCAATCTCGGCCTGACGCTGCGCGAAACCCGCGCCGCGCATAAAGACCCGGTTGCGGCCATCGTCGACATGCTCGACGCCAAGATCGTCTTCCATGGAAGACTCAAGGACATCGACCGGCGCACGGTCGGTGGTTTTGCCCGCGGCACGGCCCGTTTCGACGGGCTCGAAGAATGGCGCGGCCACACCTTCAAGCTCGACTTCCAGAACGAATTCCTGATGGCCGAGCGCGATGGTGAAGTTCTGATCACCACACCGGAATTGATCACTCTGCTCGAACCCGACAGCGGCAACCCTGTGACAACAGATTCGCTGAAATACGGGCTGCGGTTGGTGGCCCTGGCCATCCCCTGCAATCCGCAATGGCGGACGCCGGAGGGTATCGCCCTCGTCGGACCTCGCTACTTCGGCTACGACAGGGATTACAAGCCGTTCGATTTCGCATCGTAG
- a CDS encoding ABC transporter permease, whose translation MAELETLAPESLRLSNAYQNWYRFSRNPTAVIGAAIVILTILAAIFAPYITPHPEHVGAAVNFRARHLPPSAEYWFGSDNVGRDIFTRVIFGARISLLLALVVLGTAVPFGTGLGLLAGYFGGWVEAVIMRLTDIALAIPPLVMALAVAAVLSPDLINSMLAIAGLWWTWHTRLIYSIARQLRSQEFVEAAETLGASKFHILFREILPNCVSALAVKTSLDCGFVILVGASLSFLGLGIQPPTPDLGTMVSQGSAFLPDYWWESVLPGFAILFIALGFNLLGDGLRDLFDVQEVK comes from the coding sequence ATGGCCGAGCTCGAAACCCTGGCACCTGAATCCTTGCGCCTCTCCAACGCCTATCAGAACTGGTATCGCTTCTCGCGCAATCCGACGGCGGTGATCGGGGCGGCGATCGTTATCCTCACGATTCTCGCGGCCATTTTCGCACCCTACATCACGCCGCATCCCGAACATGTCGGCGCCGCCGTCAATTTCCGCGCGCGGCACCTGCCGCCTTCCGCAGAATATTGGTTCGGCAGCGACAATGTCGGCCGCGACATCTTCACCCGGGTGATTTTCGGCGCCCGCATCTCGCTGCTGCTGGCACTGGTGGTGCTCGGCACCGCCGTACCGTTTGGTACCGGGCTTGGCTTGCTGGCCGGCTATTTCGGCGGCTGGGTCGAGGCCGTGATCATGCGGTTGACAGACATCGCGCTTGCCATCCCGCCGCTGGTCATGGCGTTGGCCGTTGCCGCAGTACTGTCGCCTGATCTCATCAACTCAATGCTGGCGATCGCCGGTCTCTGGTGGACTTGGCACACCCGGCTGATCTATTCGATCGCACGGCAATTGCGCAGCCAGGAATTTGTCGAAGCGGCGGAAACGCTGGGTGCCTCGAAATTCCACATTCTCTTCCGCGAAATCCTGCCGAACTGCGTCTCGGCGCTCGCGGTCAAGACCTCACTCGATTGCGGCTTCGTCATCCTTGTTGGCGCATCGCTCTCCTTCCTCGGTCTTGGCATCCAGCCGCCGACGCCCGATCTCGGTACCATGGTGTCCCAGGGCTCAGCCTTCCTGCCGGATTACTGGTGGGAATCGGTGTTGCCCGGCTTCGCCATCCTGTTCATAGCCCTCGGCTTCAACCTGCTTGGCGATGGCCTGCGCGACCTCTTCGATGTTCAGGAGGTCAAATGA
- a CDS encoding ATP-binding cassette domain-containing protein has product MTGPMLEIRNLSRCFPIHNALGRQTGEVRAVDDVSFYIERGAVYGLAGESGSGKSTIARLIMGLEKPSCGEIRIDGEMIAAGAHSRAHGKKVQMVFQNPGSSLNPRRTVGQSVAVPLDAHGFPSLQRAKRISELLEMVQLPANFAERFPHELSGGQKQRVAIARALAVAPKLLVLDEPTSALDVSVQAKVIDLLVDLGRRLDLTYLFISHDLSLMRNFASRVGILYRGKLVETGKTDEVFYRPQHAYTQLLLASVPVISAEEVAMRPKIPLIDGEIPTAEKLIELRGASAAAQASNANKTPMRNNQDD; this is encoded by the coding sequence ATGACTGGGCCGATGCTCGAGATCCGCAACCTGTCGCGGTGCTTCCCGATCCACAACGCGCTTGGCCGTCAAACCGGCGAAGTGCGCGCGGTCGACGACGTCAGTTTCTATATCGAGCGCGGCGCCGTCTATGGCCTCGCCGGCGAAAGCGGTTCGGGCAAGTCGACAATCGCACGGCTGATCATGGGGCTGGAGAAGCCAAGTTGTGGCGAAATCCGGATCGACGGCGAGATGATCGCGGCCGGTGCGCATTCGCGCGCCCATGGCAAGAAAGTCCAGATGGTGTTCCAGAACCCGGGCTCATCGCTGAACCCGCGGCGAACAGTGGGCCAGTCGGTCGCTGTCCCGCTCGACGCCCATGGCTTCCCGTCGCTGCAGCGCGCGAAACGGATTTCGGAATTGCTGGAAATGGTGCAATTGCCGGCCAATTTCGCCGAGCGTTTTCCGCATGAGCTTTCCGGCGGTCAGAAACAGCGCGTCGCCATTGCCCGCGCACTCGCTGTGGCGCCGAAACTGCTGGTGCTGGACGAGCCGACTTCGGCGCTCGACGTATCGGTACAGGCCAAGGTCATTGACCTGCTGGTCGATCTCGGCCGGCGGCTCGACCTGACCTATCTTTTCATCTCGCACGATCTCAGCCTGATGCGCAATTTCGCCAGCCGTGTCGGCATCCTCTATCGGGGCAAGCTCGTCGAGACCGGGAAGACCGACGAGGTCTTCTACCGTCCCCAGCATGCCTACACGCAACTGCTTCTCGCCTCGGTGCCGGTGATTTCGGCCGAGGAGGTTGCGATGCGCCCCAAGATTCCGCTGATCGACGGTGAGATTCCGACGGCCGAGAAACTCATCGAACTCAGGGGAGCCTCCGCCGCCGCTCAGGCGTCGAATGCAAACAAGACTCCAATGAGGAACAACCAGGATGATTAG
- a CDS encoding hydantoinase/oxoprolinase N-terminal domain-containing protein produces the protein MIRIGIDVGGTNTDAVVMDGTQVVAGVKSATTADVMSGVVNALKDVLAASRMAASAVDVVMIGTTHFTNAVVQRRDLAPTAAVRLGLPATASLPPMVDWPEDLKTAIGNHAWLAHGGNEFDGRVISPLNEEELLGIAAEIKVRGINSIAITSVLSPVSNEFEKRAAEIFAKALPGAHITLSSDIGRIGLLERENAAIMNACLRDLSAHVIEAFRKAIAETGIRGRFFLTQNDGTLMDAAFAEKFPVLTFASGPTNSMRGAAFLSGVDDAIVVDIGGTTSDVGSLQNGFPRQATVAVEVGGVRTNFRMPDVFSIGLGGGSLVVDGEHGVKVGPTSVGYRINTEALIFGGETLTTTDITVAAGNAELGDKARVAQLPKDLLDRTQAKILSMLEDCVERSRLSPDPLPVIVVGGGSILVNGPIGGLEVIKPNYFGVANAVGAAIAQVSGEIDRVYALAEIGRDQALDDAKARAIDAAVAAGASRDSVEIVDVEDVPLAYLPGNATRVRVKAVGELHVA, from the coding sequence ATGATTAGAATTGGGATCGATGTCGGTGGCACCAATACCGATGCCGTCGTGATGGATGGCACGCAAGTGGTGGCCGGCGTCAAGTCCGCAACCACGGCCGATGTCATGAGCGGCGTCGTCAATGCGCTCAAGGATGTGCTGGCCGCATCCAGAATGGCAGCAAGTGCCGTCGATGTGGTGATGATCGGCACCACGCATTTCACCAATGCCGTCGTACAGCGGCGCGATTTGGCGCCGACGGCTGCGGTTCGCCTCGGCCTGCCAGCGACCGCCTCGCTGCCGCCGATGGTCGATTGGCCCGAGGACCTGAAGACGGCGATTGGCAACCATGCCTGGCTTGCCCATGGCGGCAATGAATTCGATGGTCGGGTGATCTCCCCGCTCAACGAAGAAGAGCTCTTGGGCATCGCCGCGGAGATCAAGGTGAGAGGCATCAATTCGATCGCTATCACCTCGGTCCTATCGCCGGTTTCCAACGAATTCGAGAAGCGCGCCGCCGAGATTTTCGCCAAGGCGCTGCCGGGTGCGCATATCACCCTTTCCTCCGATATCGGCCGCATCGGCCTGCTCGAGCGCGAGAATGCCGCGATCATGAATGCTTGCCTGCGCGATCTCTCTGCGCACGTAATCGAAGCCTTCCGCAAGGCCATTGCCGAGACCGGCATCAGGGGCCGCTTCTTCCTGACGCAGAATGACGGCACGCTTATGGACGCGGCCTTTGCCGAGAAATTCCCGGTGCTGACCTTCGCCTCAGGGCCGACCAATTCCATGCGTGGCGCCGCTTTCCTGTCGGGTGTCGATGACGCTATCGTTGTCGATATCGGCGGCACGACGTCGGACGTCGGTTCGCTGCAGAACGGCTTTCCGCGCCAGGCGACAGTCGCCGTCGAAGTGGGTGGGGTGCGCACCAATTTCCGCATGCCGGATGTGTTTTCGATTGGCCTCGGCGGCGGCTCGCTGGTGGTGGACGGCGAACATGGCGTCAAGGTCGGCCCGACCTCGGTCGGTTATCGCATCAACACCGAGGCGCTGATTTTTGGCGGCGAGACGCTGACCACGACCGACATCACCGTTGCTGCCGGCAATGCCGAGCTTGGCGACAAGGCCAGGGTGGCGCAATTGCCGAAAGACCTGCTCGACCGCACCCAGGCGAAAATCCTTTCCATGCTGGAGGATTGCGTGGAGCGCTCGCGCCTTTCGCCGGACCCCCTTCCCGTCATCGTCGTCGGCGGCGGTTCGATCCTGGTCAATGGTCCGATCGGCGGCCTTGAGGTCATCAAGCCCAACTATTTCGGTGTCGCCAATGCGGTCGGGGCTGCGATCGCCCAGGTCTCCGGCGAGATCGATCGTGTCTACGCGCTGGCCGAAATCGGCCGCGATCAGGCGCTCGACGATGCCAAGGCGCGTGCCATCGATGCCGCCGTCGCCGCGGGCGCGTCACGCGACAGCGTCGAGATCGTCGATGTAGAGGATGTGCCGCTCGCCTATCTGCCAGGCAATGCCACGCGCGTGCGCGTCAAAGCCGTGGGTGAATTGCATGTCGCGTGA
- a CDS encoding ABC transporter ATP-binding protein, translated as MSGALLSVRDISVEFTTYGRTNRVLNNVSLDVPAHSQVALVGESGSGKTVTMKAIMGLLREPPARITSGRILYGGTDLMTMPVSERLKLRGTEMSMVFQDPMSSLNPVFTVGDQMGTILKYADKRLGRSRGNRERMARVHDVLEQVRMRDPERMTRSYPIQLSGGMRQRILIAMALLSEPKLLIADEPGTALDVTTQAQILKLLKDLVEARGLALLMITHNLGVVRETSHHVYVMNKGVVVEEGPTAAIFEAPKSDYTRSLIAAVPRLTGGMRFGSAEVGT; from the coding sequence ATGAGCGGGGCTTTGCTTTCCGTCCGGGATATCTCCGTCGAGTTCACGACCTATGGCCGTACGAATCGGGTGCTCAACAACGTCTCGCTCGACGTGCCGGCCCATTCGCAAGTGGCTTTGGTGGGCGAGAGCGGTTCCGGCAAAACAGTGACGATGAAAGCGATCATGGGCCTGCTGCGCGAGCCGCCGGCCCGCATCACCTCCGGCCGTATCCTCTATGGTGGCACCGACTTGATGACCATGCCGGTCAGCGAACGGCTGAAGCTGCGCGGCACGGAGATGTCGATGGTGTTCCAGGACCCTATGAGTTCGCTCAATCCGGTCTTCACCGTCGGCGACCAGATGGGCACGATCCTCAAATATGCCGACAAACGTCTTGGCCGCTCGCGCGGCAACCGCGAGCGTATGGCGCGGGTGCACGACGTGCTCGAACAGGTCAGGATGCGCGATCCGGAGCGTATGACCCGCTCCTATCCCATCCAGCTTTCCGGCGGTATGCGCCAGCGCATCCTGATCGCCATGGCCCTGCTCAGCGAACCCAAGCTCTTGATCGCCGACGAGCCGGGCACGGCCCTGGATGTGACCACGCAGGCTCAGATATTGAAGCTCCTGAAAGATCTTGTCGAGGCGCGCGGGCTGGCTCTCCTCATGATCACCCACAATCTGGGCGTCGTGCGCGAAACCTCCCATCATGTCTATGTCATGAACAAGGGCGTGGTGGTCGAGGAAGGTCCTACTGCCGCGATCTTCGAAGCACCGAAAAGCGATTACACCAGGAGCCTGATCGCCGCCGTGCCTAGGCTGACCGGCGGCATGCGGTTCGGATCGGCCGAGGTTGGAACATGA
- a CDS encoding DDE-type integrase/transposase/recombinase, translating into MKTKMTHAMRMELANAVRDRYAAATTKDKRRILEEFIAATGYHEKSAIRVLNSHPKPKHRQIRQRLSLYDEAARGALIVLWETSDRVCGKRLKALLPILLPALERNGHLKLEEEIRHKVLSMSAATIDRLLQMPRRTMRTKKKPRVVPEPRRRIKMRTFADWNEPLPGSMEMDLVAHCGEVNRGSYVHSLVMTDIASGWTEAAPIVVREGTLVVETLDRIRTGLPFALRALDVDNGSEFVNNRLIEYCLGHGIELTRSRPYRKNDQAWIEQKNGAVVRKLLGYRRFEGLAAARAITRLYAASRLFVNFFQPSFKLAAKQRDGAKVAKRYHPPQTPCERLLQAEAIPMTAKNKLREIAGDLDPLKLLEEMRAVQAYLAALADGETPPPATSEPPNLAAFVASLSSAWHAGEIRPTFSIEAKPRYLRSLQKVSTQTLIASPTATLKPVIPPTPPVTAAKMQEKPKPVYAEPGQARVQALRMVWPIVCRRLEEFPNINATQLFEELCVQFPGRFTRKQYKTLVRRVNLWRQAARARGVVVGPKTYRRLNDKPRGRRPDIFKDHWEEMARCLEERPDQTALELLVEFQVRYPGRYSLHQLHTLQKRVRAWRQQAVQRLIGEVSRLAPYVASDSARLASG; encoded by the coding sequence ATGAAGACGAAGATGACACATGCCATGCGTATGGAACTGGCCAATGCAGTCAGGGATCGCTATGCGGCCGCGACGACCAAGGACAAGCGCCGGATCTTGGAGGAGTTCATTGCGGCGACGGGGTATCACGAAAAGTCCGCAATCCGTGTCCTGAACAGCCACCCGAAGCCGAAGCATCGCCAGATCCGTCAACGCCTGTCGCTCTATGACGAGGCCGCGCGGGGCGCCTTGATCGTGCTGTGGGAAACTTCCGATCGAGTTTGCGGCAAGCGCCTTAAGGCACTGCTGCCCATTCTATTGCCGGCGCTGGAACGCAATGGGCATTTGAAGCTCGAGGAGGAGATACGCCACAAGGTCCTGTCGATGAGCGCCGCGACGATCGACCGCTTGCTCCAGATGCCAAGGCGCACCATGCGTACGAAAAAGAAGCCAAGGGTTGTGCCAGAGCCCCGGCGGCGCATCAAAATGCGCACCTTCGCTGACTGGAACGAGCCGCTTCCAGGCAGCATGGAAATGGACCTGGTTGCTCATTGCGGAGAGGTCAACCGCGGTAGCTACGTTCACAGCCTGGTTATGACCGACATCGCGAGCGGATGGACGGAGGCCGCGCCCATCGTGGTCCGAGAAGGTACCCTCGTGGTCGAGACACTCGACCGGATCCGCACGGGCTTGCCCTTTGCCCTGAGAGCGCTGGATGTGGATAATGGCAGCGAGTTCGTCAACAACAGGCTGATCGAATATTGCCTCGGTCACGGCATCGAACTCACTCGCTCGCGGCCTTACCGTAAGAATGACCAAGCGTGGATAGAGCAGAAAAATGGCGCCGTGGTACGGAAGCTCCTGGGGTATCGGCGCTTCGAGGGCTTGGCGGCGGCCAGAGCGATCACGCGCCTCTACGCGGCATCCCGACTGTTCGTGAACTTCTTCCAGCCCTCGTTCAAGCTGGCTGCCAAACAGCGTGACGGTGCGAAGGTGGCCAAGCGCTATCATCCGCCGCAGACGCCCTGCGAGCGTCTCCTGCAGGCGGAGGCTATCCCGATGACCGCCAAGAACAAGCTGCGCGAGATCGCCGGCGACCTCGATCCGCTGAAGCTGCTGGAGGAGATGCGAGCTGTCCAGGCTTATCTGGCGGCGCTGGCTGACGGCGAAACACCGCCACCGGCGACATCGGAACCGCCCAACCTGGCCGCGTTCGTAGCCAGCCTATCGAGCGCCTGGCATGCGGGCGAGATACGTCCGACCTTCTCCATTGAGGCCAAACCGCGTTACCTGCGAAGTCTACAAAAGGTCTCGACACAAACCCTTATTGCGAGTCCCACCGCCACGCTCAAACCGGTGATCCCACCCACTCCTCCCGTGACAGCCGCGAAGATGCAGGAGAAGCCGAAGCCGGTCTACGCCGAGCCTGGCCAAGCCCGCGTCCAGGCGCTCCGCATGGTGTGGCCGATCGTTTGTCGCCGATTGGAGGAATTCCCCAACATCAACGCCACGCAGCTCTTCGAGGAGCTGTGTGTCCAGTTTCCAGGTCGATTTACCCGCAAGCAGTACAAAACACTCGTTCGACGGGTCAATCTCTGGCGCCAAGCGGCTCGCGCCCGCGGTGTTGTCGTTGGGCCAAAGACTTATCGTCGGCTCAACGACAAACCGCGCGGCCGACGTCCCGACATCTTCAAGGACCATTGGGAAGAGATGGCACGATGCCTTGAAGAGCGTCCGGATCAGACCGCACTTGAACTTCTCGTCGAGTTCCAGGTCCGTTATCCTGGACGATACAGCTTGCACCAGCTTCACACGTTGCAGAAGCGAGTAAGGGCGTGGCGACAACAAGCCGTGCAGCGGCTCATCGGCGAGGTCAGCCGCCTAGCGCCGTATGTCGCTTCAGATTCCGCACGTCTGGCGAGCGGGTAA